AATAATTTTATTTTACCTTGATCTTTATATACTATAGAACGCCCTTTAAAAAAAACAAAAACTTTCACTTTATCTCCACGCATTAAAAATTTCTCAGCGCTTTTAATCTTAACTTTTCCATCATGATCACCTATTTGTGGTCCAAATCTTATTTCTTTAGTATTTACTTTAATTTGTTTTGCTTTAAATTGTTTTTTTCTTTTTTTTTGTTCATATAAAAATTTTTTATAATCCAATATTTTACATACTGGAGGATCTAATTTTGGATTAATTTCAACTAAATCCAATTCTTTTTCTTTAGAAAATTGTATAGCTTCTTGTATAGAATAAATACCATTTTCTATAGAAGTATTACCTACTAAACGAACTTTTTTCGAATGAATATTTTCATTAATACGATATTCCTCTTTTTTTTGTAAAATTGGCCTAAAAATCTTTTTCCTTTTATTTCCTCTAGAAAATTTTTTTTTTATAATAGCTTTTTAATTTTATTTTTTTAAA
The sequence above is a segment of the Blattabacterium cuenoti genome. Coding sequences within it:
- the infC gene encoding translation initiation factor IF-3, which encodes MLQKKEEYRINENIHSKKVRLVGNTSIENGIYSIQEAIQFSKEKELDLVEINPKLDPPVCKILDYKKFLYEQKKRKKQFKAKQIKVNTKEIRFGPQIGDHDGKVKIKSAEKFLMRGDKVKVFVFFKGRSIVYKDQGKIKLLKFAEEIEEYGKVEQMPVMEGKRMYMILAPKKF